Proteins encoded within one genomic window of Rossellomorea vietnamensis:
- a CDS encoding DUF3941 domain-containing protein, whose protein sequence is MPHTSDNEKKARDNNALRQEKNKIKEINRKAGKNQYSKKTDHL, encoded by the coding sequence ATGCCACATACATCTGATAACGAAAAAAAGGCGAGGGACAACAATGCCTTGCGCCAGGAAAAGAATAAAATCAAAGAAATAAACCGGAAAGCCGGTAAAAATCAATACTCCAAAAAAACGGATCATCTATAA
- a CDS encoding YajQ family cyclic di-GMP-binding protein, whose protein sequence is MAKESSFDIVSKVDMSEVSNAIQIALKEVQTRYDFKGSKSDIKLDGEEIVLVSDDEFKMNQLKDVLLSKLIKRNVPVKNLDYSKLEGASGGTVRQRAKLVQGIDKDNAKKINTIIKNSGVKVKSQVQDDQVRVTGKSKDDLQKIIAAIREADLSIDVQYVNFR, encoded by the coding sequence ATGGCAAAGGAAAGTTCGTTTGACATCGTATCCAAAGTGGATATGTCAGAAGTGAGCAATGCGATTCAAATCGCGTTGAAAGAGGTTCAAACCCGGTATGACTTCAAAGGGAGCAAGAGTGACATCAAATTGGACGGTGAGGAAATCGTCCTCGTCTCCGATGATGAATTCAAGATGAATCAGTTGAAGGATGTCCTTCTCAGTAAGCTGATCAAGCGTAACGTCCCTGTTAAGAACCTTGATTACAGTAAGCTTGAAGGTGCATCAGGCGGTACTGTCCGTCAGCGTGCCAAGCTTGTACAGGGAATCGACAAAGACAATGCAAAGAAAATCAACACAATCATCAAGAACTCCGGCGTGAAGGTAAAGAGTCAGGTTCAGGATGATCAGGTTCGTGTTACGGGTAAAAGCAAAGATGATCTCCAAAAGATCATCGCAGCCATCCGTGAAGCTGATCTTTCCATTGATGTACAATACGTAAACTTCCGTTAA
- a CDS encoding CoA-disulfide reductase, with product MKKKVIIIGAVGGGATTASQIRKLDNDIEIILLEKTSYLSYGACGMPYYLGDVIKDRESLFAATPEQLHTKKNIDVRMHHEALKINREKKSLLIRDHDRNEDYEETYDYLVLATGASPFIPNIPGIDQIPSFHLRTVEDMDRIKQFLETSKPDSCTIIGGGFIGVEMAENFTHLGMKVNIVERSEHVISIIDEETAAGLQNHITEKGVNLYTKDGLKEVLPENTLKLDSGEMLQSDFILLSVGVKPRNHLAKDAGLSIGKSGGVISNEYMQTDDDSIYAVGDVVESIDFVDNAPKQVPLAWPAHRQAYITAKHVTGDPVPFKGMLGTAIAKVFDLSIASTGLGEKELKKKGYTYQTVVHEGKSHAGYYPGAHDVYVRVHFCPETGKIFGGNVVGGEGVDKQIDILATAIYGGLSVTELQEIETCYAPPFSSPKGMLNMIGYKAAGKMNKK from the coding sequence ATGAAGAAAAAAGTCATCATCATCGGTGCCGTCGGCGGTGGGGCGACGACAGCCTCTCAAATCAGGAAGCTCGACAATGATATCGAGATCATCCTGCTCGAGAAAACCTCTTACTTATCCTACGGAGCCTGCGGCATGCCCTATTACCTGGGAGATGTAATCAAAGACAGGGAAAGTCTATTTGCCGCCACTCCTGAACAATTACATACCAAAAAGAATATTGACGTCAGAATGCATCATGAAGCGTTAAAAATCAATCGCGAAAAGAAATCTTTACTTATCAGGGATCATGACCGCAATGAAGATTACGAGGAAACCTATGACTATCTCGTCCTTGCAACGGGAGCCTCCCCCTTTATACCAAATATTCCGGGGATCGACCAAATCCCGTCTTTCCATCTCAGAACCGTCGAAGATATGGACAGGATCAAGCAATTCCTAGAGACCTCCAAACCCGATTCATGCACCATCATCGGTGGTGGATTCATCGGGGTCGAAATGGCTGAAAACTTCACTCATCTAGGAATGAAGGTGAATATCGTCGAAAGGTCTGAGCACGTCATCAGTATCATTGATGAGGAGACAGCTGCAGGATTGCAGAATCATATCACGGAAAAAGGGGTAAACCTGTATACGAAAGATGGTCTGAAAGAAGTACTGCCGGAGAATACATTAAAACTCGACAGCGGTGAAATGTTACAGTCCGACTTCATCCTTCTTTCTGTCGGAGTGAAACCCCGGAACCACCTGGCGAAGGATGCCGGTTTATCAATCGGGAAATCAGGTGGGGTCATCAGCAATGAGTACATGCAAACGGACGATGATTCCATTTATGCAGTCGGGGATGTCGTCGAGTCCATCGACTTCGTTGACAATGCGCCGAAACAGGTACCCCTTGCCTGGCCGGCTCATCGGCAAGCCTATATAACCGCTAAGCACGTAACCGGGGACCCTGTCCCTTTCAAGGGAATGCTTGGAACGGCGATTGCCAAAGTATTCGATCTTTCCATCGCTTCAACGGGACTGGGAGAAAAAGAATTAAAGAAAAAAGGCTATACCTATCAAACCGTCGTGCACGAAGGGAAGTCCCACGCCGGCTACTACCCCGGGGCTCATGACGTATATGTCCGCGTCCACTTTTGTCCTGAGACCGGTAAGATCTTCGGGGGAAATGTGGTGGGCGGTGAAGGTGTCGATAAACAAATCGATATCCTGGCCACTGCCATCTACGGTGGACTCTCGGTCACCGAACTACAGGAAATCGAGACCTGCTACGCCCCTCCCTTCTCTTCACCTAAGGGAATGTTGAATATGATTGGATATAAGGCTGCTGGAAAGATGAATAAGAAATGA
- a CDS encoding SDR family oxidoreductase — protein MSQQQQNQKQTFPPQHQDHQPGTVDEMNPQPIHTDQNYKGSGKLDGKVALITGGDSGIGRSVAWYFAREGAHVAISYLDENEDANKTKELVEAEGVRCILLPGDVGSSTFCKDIVNKTISEFGKLDILVNNAAEQHPQSGLVDISDEQLERTFKTNIFSMFYLTRAALPHLKKGASIINTASITAYKGNKDLIDYSSTKGAIVSFTRSLAENIAADGIRVNGVAPGPIWTPLIPSTFSSQKVSEFGANTPLGRAGQPFELAPAYVYLASDDSSYVSGQMIHVNGGTVING, from the coding sequence TTGTCTCAACAACAACAAAACCAGAAACAGACTTTTCCCCCTCAGCACCAGGATCACCAGCCTGGTACGGTGGATGAAATGAACCCCCAGCCCATCCATACGGATCAAAACTATAAAGGCAGTGGGAAGCTTGATGGAAAGGTCGCACTCATCACAGGAGGCGACAGCGGGATCGGACGGTCGGTTGCCTGGTACTTCGCGAGGGAAGGCGCACATGTAGCAATTTCGTATTTGGACGAGAATGAGGATGCGAATAAAACGAAGGAACTGGTAGAAGCAGAAGGCGTCAGATGCATCCTGTTACCAGGTGATGTGGGAAGTTCGACATTTTGCAAAGATATCGTGAATAAGACGATATCCGAGTTCGGAAAACTTGATATCCTCGTGAACAACGCTGCTGAACAACACCCTCAGTCAGGACTTGTGGATATCAGTGATGAACAGTTGGAGCGTACATTCAAAACGAACATCTTCTCCATGTTCTATTTGACGCGGGCTGCCCTCCCACATCTGAAGAAGGGAGCCTCGATCATCAATACGGCTTCGATCACAGCATATAAAGGAAACAAGGATCTGATCGATTACTCTTCTACCAAAGGCGCCATTGTCAGCTTCACCCGTTCACTGGCTGAAAACATTGCCGCAGATGGAATCAGGGTGAACGGGGTCGCTCCAGGACCGATTTGGACTCCGTTGATACCATCGACATTCAGTTCACAAAAAGTGTCGGAATTCGGAGCGAATACACCCCTTGGACGGGCGGGACAACCGTTTGAATTAGCACCTGCCTACGTATATCTTGCCAGTGATGATTCAAGCTACGTGTCGGGACAGATGATTCATGTGAATGGCGGTACCGTCATCAATGGATAA
- a CDS encoding LacI family DNA-binding transcriptional regulator, with the protein MAVTIKDVAKLANVAPSTVSRVIANNPRISEKTKQKVREAMEQLGYHPNFIARSLANQSTQVIGLVLPGSASAFSQNPFFPTVLRGLSEGAQEKQYALQMSTGQSEEEIYEGVVQMVQGGRVDGIILLYSKVEDKVMNYLKNRDFPFVVVGKPYKYCEEITHVDNDNYRATKEVTDYLLELKHECIGFIGGDLNLVVTVERLLGYEKSLRDAGIDMKDEYIIHEEFLREGGREAIKELMQLEAPPTALVVADDLMALGVLNTLDEMGIRVPEDISIVSFNNVLLAEMSRPPLTSVDINIYNLGNEAAKSLIQKIENPKEPIKRIIVPHHLVTRCTCGERKGKS; encoded by the coding sequence ATGGCTGTTACCATCAAGGATGTTGCAAAGCTTGCAAACGTAGCGCCATCTACGGTTTCACGTGTGATCGCAAACAATCCTAGAATTAGTGAAAAAACAAAACAAAAAGTCCGGGAAGCGATGGAGCAACTTGGGTACCATCCCAACTTCATTGCAAGGAGCCTGGCCAATCAGTCCACACAGGTTATCGGTCTGGTATTACCGGGTTCCGCCAGTGCCTTCTCGCAAAATCCATTCTTTCCGACTGTCTTAAGAGGGTTGAGTGAAGGGGCTCAGGAAAAACAGTATGCCCTTCAAATGTCCACGGGCCAATCGGAAGAGGAAATCTACGAAGGGGTCGTCCAGATGGTACAGGGTGGACGGGTGGACGGAATCATCCTGTTGTATTCAAAGGTAGAAGACAAAGTGATGAACTACTTGAAAAATCGTGATTTCCCCTTTGTTGTCGTCGGGAAGCCGTATAAATATTGTGAAGAAATCACACATGTGGATAATGACAACTACCGGGCAACGAAAGAAGTGACGGACTACCTCCTCGAGCTTAAACATGAATGCATCGGCTTCATCGGAGGAGACCTGAATCTTGTTGTGACCGTCGAGCGTTTGTTAGGGTACGAGAAGTCCCTCCGTGATGCGGGGATCGATATGAAGGACGAATATATCATACACGAAGAATTCCTTCGGGAAGGGGGGCGTGAAGCCATCAAAGAGCTCATGCAGCTGGAAGCCCCCCCGACTGCCCTGGTTGTGGCCGATGATCTGATGGCGCTTGGGGTCTTGAACACATTGGATGAGATGGGCATTCGCGTCCCGGAAGACATCTCCATTGTCAGCTTCAATAATGTTCTCCTGGCGGAAATGTCCAGACCACCGCTTACATCAGTGGATATCAATATTTATAATCTTGGGAATGAAGCTGCAAAAAGCCTGATCCAGAAAATTGAGAATCCAAAAGAACCAATCAAGAGAATCATTGTTCCTCACCATCTAGTGACCCGGTGTACCTGTGGTGAACGGAAAGGGAAGTCCTAA
- a CDS encoding alpha-amylase family glycosyl hydrolase — protein MKRRVLSLILVPFLLFYALPVGAVEKEERKWQDETIYFLMVDRFNDGDTSNDKDVNTKDPKAYQGGDFQGIIDKLDYIKDMGFTAIWLTPIFDNQPMGYHGYWITDFYKTEEHFGSMKTFKKLVEEAHKRDMKVMLDFVVNHVGPEHPWVNDPEKKDWFHEKQPMNFNNEESLQNAWLYDLPDLNTENPEVKNYLFDAAKWWIKETDIDGYRLDTVRHVPQEFWNEFSEEVKSVKEDFYLLGEVFDRDPEKIAAYNGTGIDGFVNVPQAEEMRSVFQKPDTSMDRLFNFWKYNETFYDNPYVMGTFIDNHDMERFTRMIVQEKLFPGTRWKLALTYMYTTPGIPIVYYGSEIAMDGGNDPDNRRFMNFRADKELMDYITRLGEIRQEYPALTRGDITPIYNQDGMGIFKRIYKDQTIVIAINNTSETQNVQLTEDDLADNHELKGLISDDLVRSDKDGNYHLVLDREESEIYLLKNKSGLNYPYLIALGIMYFLFFLFLYLVKKRGKSKKR, from the coding sequence ATGAAAAGAAGAGTATTATCTCTCATTTTAGTCCCGTTTCTTCTTTTTTACGCCCTTCCGGTAGGTGCAGTTGAAAAAGAAGAACGAAAATGGCAGGATGAGACCATTTATTTTCTGATGGTCGATCGCTTTAATGATGGGGATACAAGCAATGATAAAGATGTTAACACGAAGGACCCGAAAGCCTATCAGGGCGGAGATTTCCAAGGAATCATCGATAAATTGGATTACATCAAGGATATGGGATTCACTGCCATTTGGCTGACCCCCATATTTGATAATCAACCGATGGGTTATCACGGCTACTGGATTACGGACTTCTACAAAACCGAAGAACATTTCGGCTCCATGAAGACGTTCAAGAAGCTTGTGGAAGAAGCCCATAAACGGGATATGAAAGTGATGCTGGACTTTGTGGTGAATCATGTCGGGCCGGAACACCCCTGGGTGAATGACCCTGAAAAAAAGGACTGGTTCCATGAGAAGCAGCCGATGAATTTCAATAATGAAGAAAGTCTTCAGAATGCCTGGCTATATGATCTTCCCGATTTAAATACAGAAAATCCCGAAGTGAAAAATTATTTATTCGATGCGGCAAAGTGGTGGATCAAAGAAACCGATATCGATGGGTATCGTCTGGATACTGTACGTCATGTCCCGCAGGAGTTCTGGAATGAGTTCAGCGAAGAGGTGAAGTCGGTAAAAGAAGACTTCTACCTGTTAGGTGAAGTATTCGACCGGGACCCGGAAAAAATCGCTGCCTACAATGGGACAGGGATCGATGGATTCGTCAATGTTCCCCAAGCGGAAGAAATGCGTTCCGTCTTCCAAAAGCCCGATACATCCATGGATCGGTTATTCAACTTTTGGAAATACAATGAAACGTTCTATGACAATCCATATGTGATGGGAACATTCATTGATAATCATGATATGGAACGATTTACGAGAATGATTGTTCAAGAGAAGCTCTTCCCTGGAACAAGATGGAAGCTTGCCCTCACGTATATGTATACAACCCCGGGAATCCCGATTGTTTATTACGGTTCTGAAATAGCGATGGACGGAGGGAATGACCCTGACAACCGCCGCTTTATGAATTTCAGGGCTGATAAAGAACTGATGGATTATATCACCCGGTTAGGTGAAATTCGTCAAGAATACCCCGCACTGACGAGAGGGGATATCACACCGATCTACAATCAAGACGGGATGGGAATCTTTAAGCGTATATATAAAGATCAGACCATCGTCATAGCCATCAACAATACGAGTGAAACACAAAATGTTCAATTAACTGAAGACGATTTGGCGGATAATCATGAGCTGAAAGGATTGATCAGTGATGACCTGGTCCGCAGCGACAAGGATGGAAATTATCATCTAGTCCTCGATCGAGAAGAGTCGGAAATCTACTTGCTCAAAAACAAGAGCGGACTGAATTATCCGTACCTGATCGCTTTGGGAATCATGTACTTCCTATTCTTCCTCTTCCTGTATCTTGTAAAGAAACGTGGGAAATCGAAGAAACGGTAA
- a CDS encoding sugar ABC transporter permease — protein sequence MNMKRQKLIRLTLSYAAIGIMFAIILYPVAWIIGSSFNPGQSLSGSSIIPKNATLAHYKELFDLEKSNYMLWYWNSLKVSLSTMALTVLLVSLTAYSFSRYRFAGRKNGLMTFLILQMIPNFAALIAIFVLALLTKLLDTHIGLILVYVGGQIPMNTWLMKGYLDTIPKELDESAKMDGAGHLRIFFQIVMPLAKPIIAVVALFSFIAPFADFIIASILLRSEKMYTLPVALYDMVAKQFGAEFTTFAAGSVLIAVPIALLFLFFQKYFVSGLTAGGTKG from the coding sequence ATGAATATGAAGAGACAGAAACTCATACGTTTAACACTTTCATACGCAGCCATCGGAATCATGTTTGCCATCATCCTTTACCCGGTTGCCTGGATCATCGGATCATCATTCAACCCGGGACAAAGCTTATCCGGTTCATCCATCATTCCGAAGAATGCAACATTGGCCCATTATAAGGAACTATTTGATCTCGAAAAAAGTAATTATATGCTTTGGTACTGGAATTCATTGAAGGTCAGTTTATCTACGATGGCCCTAACCGTCTTACTGGTCAGTCTGACCGCCTATTCTTTCTCCCGATACAGATTCGCTGGACGTAAGAATGGGTTGATGACATTCCTGATCCTGCAAATGATTCCGAACTTTGCCGCGCTGATTGCGATTTTCGTATTAGCGCTGTTAACAAAACTTTTAGATACTCATATCGGATTGATCCTTGTATATGTGGGTGGTCAAATCCCTATGAACACATGGTTGATGAAAGGATATTTGGATACGATTCCGAAAGAGCTGGATGAATCAGCCAAGATGGACGGAGCGGGACATTTGCGCATTTTCTTCCAGATCGTCATGCCTCTTGCGAAACCGATCATTGCGGTTGTGGCACTGTTTTCATTCATTGCCCCATTCGCAGATTTTATCATTGCAAGTATCCTGTTACGTTCAGAAAAGATGTATACACTACCGGTTGCCCTTTATGATATGGTGGCCAAACAATTCGGGGCAGAGTTTACAACATTTGCTGCCGGATCAGTACTCATTGCCGTACCGATTGCCCTATTATTCCTGTTCTTCCAGAAATACTTCGTTTCAGGATTGACGGCAGGGGGTACAAAAGGATAA
- a CDS encoding carbohydrate ABC transporter permease gives MEQQSYQTNHKRTALALSLIPGLGQMYHRQFLKGGFFLIMTAAFILVFRDLIGYGLWGITTLGTDVSYGDHSIFLMVYGILAIIVSIFGIGFYLFNLRDAYKNGEKRDRGEKLSTIREQYRNLIDNGFPYLIMSPGFLLLVFVVIFPIIFVVLLAFTNYDLYHSPPAKLVDWVGLQNFVDIFKIDIWRETFITVLAWTLVWTFGATTLQVALGVFLAILVNQKDLKGKAIIRTVFILPWAIPAFVSILVFAGMFNESFGTINRDILGFFGIEGLPWMTEPMYTRIALIGIQAWLGFPFIFAMTTGVLQSIPDELYEAATVDGASAFQKFKNITLPLVLFATAPIIITQYTFNFNNFNVIYLFNGGGPALTGQNAGGTDILISWIYSLTMTSAQYSKAAAITLLLSIIVITVAIWQFKRTKSFQEEDMM, from the coding sequence ATGGAGCAACAATCCTATCAAACAAATCATAAAAGAACAGCGCTGGCCCTTTCCCTAATCCCTGGTTTAGGTCAGATGTATCATAGACAATTTCTAAAAGGCGGATTCTTCCTGATCATGACAGCTGCCTTTATTCTTGTCTTCAGAGACCTGATCGGCTACGGATTATGGGGGATTACGACCCTTGGGACAGATGTATCATACGGAGATCATTCCATTTTCTTAATGGTATACGGTATCTTGGCAATCATAGTATCTATTTTTGGAATCGGTTTTTATCTGTTTAATCTCAGGGATGCGTATAAAAATGGAGAAAAGCGGGACAGGGGGGAGAAGCTTAGCACGATCCGCGAGCAGTACAGAAATCTGATTGATAATGGATTTCCATATCTCATTATGTCTCCAGGTTTTTTACTACTCGTATTCGTCGTCATTTTCCCGATCATCTTCGTAGTATTACTGGCGTTTACAAACTACGATCTGTATCACTCACCACCGGCTAAACTGGTCGACTGGGTAGGGCTTCAAAACTTTGTTGATATCTTCAAGATTGATATATGGAGAGAAACGTTCATCACCGTACTTGCCTGGACACTCGTTTGGACGTTCGGGGCGACAACGCTTCAAGTGGCACTTGGAGTATTCCTTGCGATCCTTGTTAATCAAAAGGATTTAAAAGGGAAAGCCATCATCCGTACGGTATTCATCCTGCCTTGGGCAATACCGGCTTTTGTTTCGATCCTCGTTTTCGCCGGAATGTTCAACGAATCTTTCGGAACGATCAACCGTGACATCCTGGGCTTCTTCGGTATTGAAGGATTACCTTGGATGACCGAACCGATGTATACACGAATCGCGTTGATCGGAATTCAGGCATGGCTCGGCTTCCCGTTCATCTTTGCCATGACAACAGGGGTGCTTCAATCGATTCCCGATGAACTTTATGAAGCAGCGACGGTCGATGGGGCATCGGCTTTCCAGAAATTCAAGAATATCACGCTGCCACTTGTCCTGTTTGCAACGGCACCGATCATCATTACGCAATATACGTTTAACTTTAATAACTTTAACGTCATTTACTTATTCAACGGCGGTGGACCGGCTTTAACCGGCCAAAATGCAGGTGGGACGGATATCCTCATCTCCTGGATCTACAGTCTGACGATGACATCCGCACAGTATTCGAAAGCCGCTGCCATTACGTTATTGTTGTCCATCATCGTCATCACTGTAGCGATCTGGCAGTTCAAGAGAACAAAATCATTCCAAGAAGAGGATATGATGTAA
- a CDS encoding extracellular solute-binding protein, producing MKKALSLLMVIMLVLGALAACGPNREEGSKSDSGEKKADDANKPEKLVVWEDQEKIGWLDEVGAKFEEETGIKVEVKEVEMATKMKEQLRLDGPAGTGPDVLTLPHDQIGELALAGHIAPLEVDGDIEKRFTESSMTAESYDGKLYGLPKSSETPVFIYNKALMEEAPKTMDEVYTFSKDFTKDGNYGFLALWDNFYFAHAPMGGFGGYVFAEKDGALDPKDLGLNNDGAVEGTEYIQKWYTEGLFPKGIIGENGGSALDGLFGEGKVASVMNGPWSFQGYKDAGIDIGIAAMPKLPNGEPMKTFMGVKGWHVSGYSKNKEWAQKFIEFITQDEYAKLRFEQTQEVPTNQGLIDDPAIADNPGAKAVAEQSQYAVPMPNIPEMGEVWGPMADSLQTVVTGKQEPKAALDAAVKQIQQNIDANHSN from the coding sequence ATGAAGAAAGCGTTATCATTGCTTATGGTAATCATGCTTGTACTGGGGGCGCTCGCTGCTTGTGGTCCAAACCGTGAGGAAGGATCAAAAAGTGACAGCGGAGAGAAAAAAGCTGACGATGCGAACAAACCTGAAAAACTGGTTGTCTGGGAAGATCAAGAGAAAATCGGATGGCTGGATGAAGTAGGTGCCAAGTTTGAAGAAGAAACTGGTATCAAGGTTGAAGTGAAAGAAGTCGAAATGGCTACTAAGATGAAAGAACAATTACGTTTAGACGGTCCTGCAGGGACAGGTCCTGACGTTTTGACATTACCACATGACCAAATCGGTGAACTTGCTCTTGCAGGGCATATCGCTCCTTTAGAAGTCGACGGGGACATTGAAAAGCGTTTCACTGAATCTTCCATGACGGCTGAGAGCTATGATGGTAAATTATATGGTCTTCCAAAATCTTCAGAAACGCCTGTTTTCATTTACAATAAAGCGTTGATGGAAGAAGCACCAAAAACAATGGATGAAGTATACACATTCTCTAAAGATTTCACAAAAGATGGAAACTACGGTTTCTTAGCATTATGGGATAACTTCTATTTCGCACATGCACCTATGGGTGGTTTCGGCGGATATGTATTTGCGGAAAAAGATGGGGCATTAGACCCGAAAGATCTTGGCTTAAACAATGATGGTGCTGTAGAAGGTACTGAATACATCCAAAAATGGTACACAGAAGGTTTATTCCCTAAAGGGATCATCGGGGAAAACGGTGGATCTGCACTTGACGGTCTTTTCGGAGAAGGAAAAGTGGCATCTGTCATGAACGGACCATGGTCATTCCAAGGATATAAAGATGCCGGTATCGATATCGGTATTGCTGCAATGCCTAAGCTTCCTAACGGAGAGCCGATGAAAACATTCATGGGTGTAAAAGGCTGGCATGTGTCAGGCTACTCTAAAAACAAAGAGTGGGCTCAAAAATTCATCGAATTCATTACTCAAGATGAGTATGCGAAATTACGTTTCGAACAAACACAGGAAGTTCCAACAAACCAAGGTCTGATCGACGATCCTGCGATCGCTGACAATCCTGGTGCAAAAGCGGTTGCTGAGCAATCTCAATATGCGGTTCCAATGCCGAACATCCCTGAGATGGGAGAAGTTTGGGGACCAATGGCTGATTCACTTCAAACGGTTGTAACAGGTAAGCAGGAACCGAAAGCGGCTCTTGATGCAGCAGTGAAGCAAATTCAGCAAAACATTGATGCGAACCACTCCAACTAA